A single genomic interval of Homo sapiens chromosome 7, GRCh38.p14 Primary Assembly harbors:
- the FEZF1 gene encoding fez family zinc finger protein 1 isoform 2 (isoform 2 is encoded by transcript variant 2), with protein MDSSCHNATTKMLATAPARGNMMSTSKPLAFSIERIMARTPEPKALPVPHFLQGALPKGEPKHSLHLNSSIPCMIPFVPVAYDTSPKAGVTGSEPRKASLEAPAAPAAVPSAPAFSCSDLLNCALSLKGDLARDALPLQQYKLPKTYLAERNKLVVPAVEKYPSGVAFKDLSQAQLQHYMKESAQLLSEKIAFKTSDFSRGSPNAKPKVFTCEVCGKVFNAHYNLTRHMPVHTGARPFVCKVCGKGFRQASTLCRHKIIHTQEKPHKCNQCGKAFNRSSTLNTHTRIHAGYKPFVCEFCGKGFHQKGNYKNHKLTHSGEKQFKCNICNKAFHQVYNLTFHMHTHNDKKPFTCPTCGKGFCRNFDLKKHVRKLHDSSLGLARTPAGEPGTEPPPPLPQQPPMTLPPLQPPLPTPGPLQPGLHQGHQ; from the exons ATGGACAGTAGCTGCCACAACGCGACTACCAAAATGTTAGCGACTGCTCCAGCTCGGGGCAACATGATGAGCACGTCCAAACCCTTGGCTTTCTCCATTGAACGAATCATGGCGCGCACCCCAGAGCCCAAGGCCCTGCCAGTCCCCCACTTCCTGCAGGGAGCCTTACCCAAGGGGGAACCCAAGCACTCTCTGCATCTCAACTCGTCGATCCCCTGCATGATCCCCTTCGTGCCTGTGGCCTACGACACGAGCCCCAAGGCAGGAGTGACGGGCTCCGAGCCGCGGAAGGCCAGTCTGGAGGCCCCGGCGGCGCCCGCGGCGGTGCCCTCGGCTCCCGCATTCAGCTGCAGCGACCTGCTCAACTGCGCACTGAGTCTCAAGGGCGACCTGGCCCGCGACGCGCTGCCGCTGCAGCAGTACAAGCTG CCAAAAACGTATTTAGCCGAAAGGAATAAACTGGTGGTCCCGGCGGTGGAGAAATACCCTTCTGGAGTAGCTTTCAAAGACCTGTCCCAGGCTCAGCTGCAGCATTACATGAAAGAAAGCGCCCAGCTTCTGTCGGAAAAAATCGCGTTCAAAACCTCGGATTTCAGCCGAGGCTCTCCTAATGCCAAGCCCAAAGTTTTCACTTGCGAAGTGTGTGGAAAG GTCTTTAATGCGCACTATAACTTAACCCGTCACATGCCAGTGCACACAGGAGCCAGACCCTTCGTTTGCAAAGTGTGCGGAAAAGGTTTCAGGCAAGCAAGCACCCTGTGCAGGCACAAGATCATTCACACGCAG GAAAAACCTCACAAATGTAACCAGTGTGGCAAAGCATTTAATAGAAGTTCCACTTTAAACACTCATACCCGAATACACGCGGGCTACAAACCGTTTGTGTGTGAATTCTGTGGCAAAGGGTTTCATCAAAAAG GGAATTACAAAAACCACAAGTTGACCCACAGCGGGGAGAAGCAGTTCAAGTGCAATATCTGCAACAAGGCTTTCCACCAGGTTTACAACCTCACCTTCCACATGCACACCCACAACGACAAGAAGCCTTTCACCTGCCCCACGTGCGGCAAGGGTTTCTGCAGGAACTTTGACCTCAAGAAGCATGTCCGCAAGCTGCACGACAGCAGCCTGGGGCTGGCCCGCACGCCAGCTGGCGAACCAGGCACTGAACCGCCGCCCCCGCTACCGCAGCAGCCGCCGATGACGCTGCCTCCTCTGCAGCCGCCGCTGCCAACCCCGGGGCCCCTGCAGCCCGGGCTCCACCAGGGCCACCAGTGA
- the FEZF1 gene encoding fez family zinc finger protein 1 isoform X1: protein MDSSCHNATTKMLATAPARGNMMSTSKPLAFSIERIMARTPEPKALPVPHFLQGALPKGEPKHSLHLNSSIPCMIPFVPVAYDTSPKAGVTGSEPRKASLEAPAAPAAVPSAPAFSCSDLLNCALSLKGDLARDALPLQQYKLVRPRVVNHSSFHAMGALCYLNRGDGPCHPAAGVNIHPVASYFLSSPLHPQPKTYLAERNKLVVPAVEKYPSGVAFKDLSQAQLQHYMKESAQLLSEKIAFKTSDFSRGSPNAKPKVFTCEVCGKVFNAHYNLTRHMPVHTGARPFVCKVCGKGFRQASTLCRHKIIHTQEKPHKCNQCGKAFNRSSTLNTHTRIHAGYKPFVCEFCGKGFHQKGNYKNHKLTHSGEKQFKCNICNKAFHQVYNLTFHMHTHNDKKPFTCPTCGKGFCRNFDLKKHVRKLHDSSLGLARTPAGEPGTEPPPPLPQQPPMTLPPLQPPLPTPGPLQPGLHQGHQ, encoded by the exons ATGGACAGTAGCTGCCACAACGCGACTACCAAAATGTTAGCGACTGCTCCAGCTCGGGGCAACATGATGAGCACGTCCAAACCCTTGGCTTTCTCCATTGAACGAATCATGGCGCGCACCCCAGAGCCCAAGGCCCTGCCAGTCCCCCACTTCCTGCAGGGAGCCTTACCCAAGGGGGAACCCAAGCACTCTCTGCATCTCAACTCGTCGATCCCCTGCATGATCCCCTTCGTGCCTGTGGCCTACGACACGAGCCCCAAGGCAGGAGTGACGGGCTCCGAGCCGCGGAAGGCCAGTCTGGAGGCCCCGGCGGCGCCCGCGGCGGTGCCCTCGGCTCCCGCATTCAGCTGCAGCGACCTGCTCAACTGCGCACTGAGTCTCAAGGGCGACCTGGCCCGCGACGCGCTGCCGCTGCAGCAGTACAAGCTGGTAAGGCCGCGTGTGGTCAACCACTCTTCATTCCACGCCATGGGCGCCTTGTGCTACCTGAACCGAGGTGACGGCCCATGCCACCCGGCAGCCGGCGTGAACATCCACCCGGTGGCCTCCTACTTCCTCAGTTCCCCTTTGCACCCGCAGCCAAAAACGTATTTAGCCGAAAGGAATAAACTGGTGGTCCCGGCGGTGGAGAAATACCCTTCTGGAGTAGCTTTCAAAGACCTGTCCCAGGCTCAGCTGCAGCATTACATGAAAGAAAGCGCCCAGCTTCTGTCGGAAAAAATCGCGTTCAAAACCTCGGATTTCAGCCGAGGCTCTCCTAATGCCAAGCCCAAAGTTTTCACTTGCGAAGTGTGTGGAAAG GTCTTTAATGCGCACTATAACTTAACCCGTCACATGCCAGTGCACACAGGAGCCAGACCCTTCGTTTGCAAAGTGTGCGGAAAAGGTTTCAGGCAAGCAAGCACCCTGTGCAGGCACAAGATCATTCACACGCAG GAAAAACCTCACAAATGTAACCAGTGTGGCAAAGCATTTAATAGAAGTTCCACTTTAAACACTCATACCCGAATACACGCGGGCTACAAACCGTTTGTGTGTGAATTCTGTGGCAAAGGGTTTCATCAAAAAG GGAATTACAAAAACCACAAGTTGACCCACAGCGGGGAGAAGCAGTTCAAGTGCAATATCTGCAACAAGGCTTTCCACCAGGTTTACAACCTCACCTTCCACATGCACACCCACAACGACAAGAAGCCTTTCACCTGCCCCACGTGCGGCAAGGGTTTCTGCAGGAACTTTGACCTCAAGAAGCATGTCCGCAAGCTGCACGACAGCAGCCTGGGGCTGGCCCGCACGCCAGCTGGCGAACCAGGCACTGAACCGCCGCCCCCGCTACCGCAGCAGCCGCCGATGACGCTGCCTCCTCTGCAGCCGCCGCTGCCAACCCCGGGGCCCCTGCAGCCCGGGCTCCACCAGGGCCACCAGTGA